The DNA region GGTATGATGCGGCTACTGGCGGAACTTTATTATTAAGTGGGAACACAGATTATACACCTTCAGGACCAGGGACTTATTATGCTGAAGCGAGAATAATAATTAACGGTTGTACTAGTTCAACACGTACCGCTATTGTTTTGACAGAAGATACATTGCCAACCTTAGCGTTGACTAGTAGTACAGACCCAACAGTATGTGCAGGTACAGACGGTACAATAGTATTGGCAACTACAGGTTTAGCTGATGGTAGTTATAGTGTATCCTCTACGGCAGGAGCATTGACTATGGTCGTGGCGAGTGATGTAGGAACGATCTCAGGCTTAGCCCAAGGCACTTATAATGATATTACGATTACTCAAGCAGGATGTAGTTCAGTAGCTGATATTGATGTTACGTTGACTGATCCGGTAACCCCAACCTTAGCGTTGACTAGTAGTACAGACCCAACGGTATGTACAGGTACAGACGGTACAATAGTATTGGCAACTACAGGTTTAGCTGATGGTAGTTATAGTGTATCCTCTACGGCAGGAGCATTGACTATGGTCGTGGCGAGTGATGTAGGAACGATCTCAGGCT from Aureibaculum sp. 2308TA14-22 includes:
- a CDS encoding immunoglobulin domain-containing protein yields the protein PTATISYAGTPYCATGTASVTQTGQAGGTYSSTAGLVINGTTGAINLATSTPGTYTVTYSFTDGTCPNTTTTSVTINALPTISISSAPSCNLLLTAYSLEVTVSSGTVTSTAGTVANTSGNSWEITDIPSGTDIVLTVVDGNTCEQTLSVVAPDCSCPIVNAPTSGGDETYCAGSAIPTLTASAGAGQTIDWYDAATGGTLLLSGNTDYTPSGPGTYYAEARIIINGCTSSTRTAIVLTEDTLPTLALTSSTDPTVCAGTDGTIVLATTGLADGSYSVSSTAGALTMVVASDVGTISGLAQGTYNDITITQAGCSSVADIDVTLTDPVTPTLALTSSTDPTVCTGTDGTIVLATTGLADGSYSVSSTAGALTMVVASDVGTISG